The proteins below are encoded in one region of Chroicocephalus ridibundus chromosome 9, bChrRid1.1, whole genome shotgun sequence:
- the KLHL13 gene encoding kelch-like protein 13 isoform X7 — MSKLTWTPWEWRNIALGSCHEQSLVEEEDPHMKVSLGSSDMGVSAHLQSSKTGTTRFFTSNTHSSVVLQGFDQLRVEGLLCDVTLVPGDGDEVFPVHRAMMASASDYFKAMFTGGMKEQDLMCIKLHGVNKIGLKKIIDFIYTAKLSLNMDNLQDTLEAASFLQILPVLDFCKVFLISGVSLENCVEVGRIANTYNLTEVDKYVNNFILKNFPALLSTGEFVKLPFERLAFVLSSNSLKHCTELELFKAACRWLRYEEPRMEYAAKLMKNIRFPLMTPQDLINYVQTVDFMRTDNTCVNLLLEASNYQMMPYMQPVMQSERTAIRSDSTHLVTLGGVLRQQLVVSKELRMYDEKAHEWKSLAPMDAPRYQHGIAVIGNFLYVVGGQSNYDTKGKTAVDTVFRFDPRYNKWMQVASLNEKRTFFHLSALKGHLYAVGGRNAAGELATVECYNPRMNEWSYVAKMNEPHYGHAGTVYGGLMYISGGITHDTFQKELMCFDPDTDKWTQKAPMTTVRGLHCMCTVGDKLYVIGGNHFRGTSDYDDVLSCEYYSPTLDQWTPIAAMLRGQSDVGVAVFENKIYVVGGYSWNNRCMVEIVQKYDPEKDEWHKVFDLPESLGGIRACTLTVFPPEDNTGSPSRESPLSAP, encoded by the exons ATCTCTGGTGGAAGAGGAGGATCCTCATATGAAAGTATCTCTCGGTAGCAGCGATATGGGCGTCTCTGCCCATCTACAGTCTTCTAAGACAGGGACCACAAGATTTTTCACCAGCAATACTCACAGCTCTGTGGTGTTACAG GGTTTTGACCAGCTGCGAGTGGAAGGTTTGCTTTGCGACGTGACGCTTGTTCCCGGAGATGGTGACGAGGTGTTTCCTGTTCACAGAGCGATGATGGCTTCTGCCAGCGACTACTTCAAGGCCATGTTCACGG GAGGAATGAAGGAACAGGATTTAATGTGCATTAAACTTCATGGCGTGAACAAAATAGGTCTAAAGAAGATCATTGATTTCATTTATACTGCGAAACTTTCCCTTAACATGGACAACCTTCAGGACACTCTGGAAGCTGCCAGCTTTTTGCAGATTTTACCTGTTTTGGACTTCTGTAAAGTGTTTCTTATCTCTGGG GTTTCGTTGGAAAACTGTGTTGAGGTTGGGCGAATTGCCAACACGTACAATCTCACAGAAGTGGATAAATATGTTAATAATTTCATCCTGAAGAACTTCCCTGCGTTATTAAGTACTGGTGAATTTGTGAAACTCCCCTTTGAACGTCTTGCCTTTGTGCTTTCAAGCAATAGCCTTAAGCACTGCACTGAACTCGAACTCTTCAAGGCGGCTTGTCGCTGGCTGCGCTATGAGGAGCCTCGGATGGAGTACGCTGCAAAGCTCATGAAGAACATCAGGTTTCCGCTGATGACACCCCAGGATCTTATTAACTATGTTCAAACAGTGGACTTCATGAGAACTGACAACACCTGCGTAAACTTGCTTTTGGAAGCCAGCAATTACCAAATGATGCCATACATGCAGCCAGTTATGCAGTCGGAGAGAACTGCCATTCGGTCGGACAGCACGCACCTGGTGACGTTGGGGGGAGTGCTGAGGCAGCAGCTGGTGGTCAGCAAGGAGTTACGCATGTACGATGAAAAGGCCCATGAATGGAAATCCTTAGCTCCCATGGATGCACCGAGGTACCAGCACGGCATCGCCGTGATCGGAAACTTTCTTTATGTAGTCGGGGGCCAGAGCAATTACGACACGAAAGGAAAGACGGCGGTTGACACGGTCTTCAGGTTTGATCCTCGCTACAACAAGTGGATGCAAGTCGCATCTTTAAATGAGAAGCGCACCTTTTTCCACCTAAGTGCCCTCAAAGGACATTTGTACGCAGTCGGTGGGCGAAACGCGGCGGGTGAGCTAG CCACTGTGGAATGTTACAATCCCAGAATGAATGAATGGAGCTATGTCGCAAAAATGAATGAGCCCCACTATGGTCATGCTGGAACGGTGTATGGGGGATTAATGTATATTTCAG GGGGAATTACCCATGATACTTTCCAAAAGGAACTTATGTGTTTTGACCCTGACACAGACAAATGGACTCAGAAAGCTCCGATGACGACAGTCAGAGGTCTGCACTGCATGTGTACTGTGGGAGACAAGCTGTATGTTATTGGTGGAAATCACTTTAGAGGAACGAGTGATTATGATGATGTTCTAAGCTGTGAATATTACTCACCAACTCTAGACCAGTGGACTCCAATTGCTGCCATGTTACGTGGGCAGAGTGATGTTGGGGttgctgtctttgaaaataaaatctatgtTGTTGGAGGATATTCTTGGAATAATCGGTGCATGGTGGAAATAGTTCAGAAATACGATCCAGAAAAAGATGAGTGGCATAAAGTATTTGACCTTCCCGAATCACTCGGTGGCATTCGAGCCTGCACTCTTACTGTTTTCCCACCGGAGGACAATACAGGGTCACCGTCTAGAGAATCTCCTCTTTCAGCACCTTAG
- the KLHL13 gene encoding kelch-like protein 13 isoform X6, whose amino-acid sequence MLRFISHLYCCSSKEECSEDDKCILSRSLVEEEDPHMKVSLGSSDMGVSAHLQSSKTGTTRFFTSNTHSSVVLQGFDQLRVEGLLCDVTLVPGDGDEVFPVHRAMMASASDYFKAMFTGGMKEQDLMCIKLHGVNKIGLKKIIDFIYTAKLSLNMDNLQDTLEAASFLQILPVLDFCKVFLISGVSLENCVEVGRIANTYNLTEVDKYVNNFILKNFPALLSTGEFVKLPFERLAFVLSSNSLKHCTELELFKAACRWLRYEEPRMEYAAKLMKNIRFPLMTPQDLINYVQTVDFMRTDNTCVNLLLEASNYQMMPYMQPVMQSERTAIRSDSTHLVTLGGVLRQQLVVSKELRMYDEKAHEWKSLAPMDAPRYQHGIAVIGNFLYVVGGQSNYDTKGKTAVDTVFRFDPRYNKWMQVASLNEKRTFFHLSALKGHLYAVGGRNAAGELATVECYNPRMNEWSYVAKMNEPHYGHAGTVYGGLMYISGGITHDTFQKELMCFDPDTDKWTQKAPMTTVRGLHCMCTVGDKLYVIGGNHFRGTSDYDDVLSCEYYSPTLDQWTPIAAMLRGQSDVGVAVFENKIYVVGGYSWNNRCMVEIVQKYDPEKDEWHKVFDLPESLGGIRACTLTVFPPEDNTGSPSRESPLSAP is encoded by the exons ATCTCTGGTGGAAGAGGAGGATCCTCATATGAAAGTATCTCTCGGTAGCAGCGATATGGGCGTCTCTGCCCATCTACAGTCTTCTAAGACAGGGACCACAAGATTTTTCACCAGCAATACTCACAGCTCTGTGGTGTTACAG GGTTTTGACCAGCTGCGAGTGGAAGGTTTGCTTTGCGACGTGACGCTTGTTCCCGGAGATGGTGACGAGGTGTTTCCTGTTCACAGAGCGATGATGGCTTCTGCCAGCGACTACTTCAAGGCCATGTTCACGG GAGGAATGAAGGAACAGGATTTAATGTGCATTAAACTTCATGGCGTGAACAAAATAGGTCTAAAGAAGATCATTGATTTCATTTATACTGCGAAACTTTCCCTTAACATGGACAACCTTCAGGACACTCTGGAAGCTGCCAGCTTTTTGCAGATTTTACCTGTTTTGGACTTCTGTAAAGTGTTTCTTATCTCTGGG GTTTCGTTGGAAAACTGTGTTGAGGTTGGGCGAATTGCCAACACGTACAATCTCACAGAAGTGGATAAATATGTTAATAATTTCATCCTGAAGAACTTCCCTGCGTTATTAAGTACTGGTGAATTTGTGAAACTCCCCTTTGAACGTCTTGCCTTTGTGCTTTCAAGCAATAGCCTTAAGCACTGCACTGAACTCGAACTCTTCAAGGCGGCTTGTCGCTGGCTGCGCTATGAGGAGCCTCGGATGGAGTACGCTGCAAAGCTCATGAAGAACATCAGGTTTCCGCTGATGACACCCCAGGATCTTATTAACTATGTTCAAACAGTGGACTTCATGAGAACTGACAACACCTGCGTAAACTTGCTTTTGGAAGCCAGCAATTACCAAATGATGCCATACATGCAGCCAGTTATGCAGTCGGAGAGAACTGCCATTCGGTCGGACAGCACGCACCTGGTGACGTTGGGGGGAGTGCTGAGGCAGCAGCTGGTGGTCAGCAAGGAGTTACGCATGTACGATGAAAAGGCCCATGAATGGAAATCCTTAGCTCCCATGGATGCACCGAGGTACCAGCACGGCATCGCCGTGATCGGAAACTTTCTTTATGTAGTCGGGGGCCAGAGCAATTACGACACGAAAGGAAAGACGGCGGTTGACACGGTCTTCAGGTTTGATCCTCGCTACAACAAGTGGATGCAAGTCGCATCTTTAAATGAGAAGCGCACCTTTTTCCACCTAAGTGCCCTCAAAGGACATTTGTACGCAGTCGGTGGGCGAAACGCGGCGGGTGAGCTAG CCACTGTGGAATGTTACAATCCCAGAATGAATGAATGGAGCTATGTCGCAAAAATGAATGAGCCCCACTATGGTCATGCTGGAACGGTGTATGGGGGATTAATGTATATTTCAG GGGGAATTACCCATGATACTTTCCAAAAGGAACTTATGTGTTTTGACCCTGACACAGACAAATGGACTCAGAAAGCTCCGATGACGACAGTCAGAGGTCTGCACTGCATGTGTACTGTGGGAGACAAGCTGTATGTTATTGGTGGAAATCACTTTAGAGGAACGAGTGATTATGATGATGTTCTAAGCTGTGAATATTACTCACCAACTCTAGACCAGTGGACTCCAATTGCTGCCATGTTACGTGGGCAGAGTGATGTTGGGGttgctgtctttgaaaataaaatctatgtTGTTGGAGGATATTCTTGGAATAATCGGTGCATGGTGGAAATAGTTCAGAAATACGATCCAGAAAAAGATGAGTGGCATAAAGTATTTGACCTTCCCGAATCACTCGGTGGCATTCGAGCCTGCACTCTTACTGTTTTCCCACCGGAGGACAATACAGGGTCACCGTCTAGAGAATCTCCTCTTTCAGCACCTTAG
- the KLHL13 gene encoding kelch-like protein 13 isoform X9, with translation MSESLVEEEDPHMKVSLGSSDMGVSAHLQSSKTGTTRFFTSNTHSSVVLQGFDQLRVEGLLCDVTLVPGDGDEVFPVHRAMMASASDYFKAMFTGGMKEQDLMCIKLHGVNKIGLKKIIDFIYTAKLSLNMDNLQDTLEAASFLQILPVLDFCKVFLISGVSLENCVEVGRIANTYNLTEVDKYVNNFILKNFPALLSTGEFVKLPFERLAFVLSSNSLKHCTELELFKAACRWLRYEEPRMEYAAKLMKNIRFPLMTPQDLINYVQTVDFMRTDNTCVNLLLEASNYQMMPYMQPVMQSERTAIRSDSTHLVTLGGVLRQQLVVSKELRMYDEKAHEWKSLAPMDAPRYQHGIAVIGNFLYVVGGQSNYDTKGKTAVDTVFRFDPRYNKWMQVASLNEKRTFFHLSALKGHLYAVGGRNAAGELATVECYNPRMNEWSYVAKMNEPHYGHAGTVYGGLMYISGGITHDTFQKELMCFDPDTDKWTQKAPMTTVRGLHCMCTVGDKLYVIGGNHFRGTSDYDDVLSCEYYSPTLDQWTPIAAMLRGQSDVGVAVFENKIYVVGGYSWNNRCMVEIVQKYDPEKDEWHKVFDLPESLGGIRACTLTVFPPEDNTGSPSRESPLSAP, from the exons ATCTCTGGTGGAAGAGGAGGATCCTCATATGAAAGTATCTCTCGGTAGCAGCGATATGGGCGTCTCTGCCCATCTACAGTCTTCTAAGACAGGGACCACAAGATTTTTCACCAGCAATACTCACAGCTCTGTGGTGTTACAG GGTTTTGACCAGCTGCGAGTGGAAGGTTTGCTTTGCGACGTGACGCTTGTTCCCGGAGATGGTGACGAGGTGTTTCCTGTTCACAGAGCGATGATGGCTTCTGCCAGCGACTACTTCAAGGCCATGTTCACGG GAGGAATGAAGGAACAGGATTTAATGTGCATTAAACTTCATGGCGTGAACAAAATAGGTCTAAAGAAGATCATTGATTTCATTTATACTGCGAAACTTTCCCTTAACATGGACAACCTTCAGGACACTCTGGAAGCTGCCAGCTTTTTGCAGATTTTACCTGTTTTGGACTTCTGTAAAGTGTTTCTTATCTCTGGG GTTTCGTTGGAAAACTGTGTTGAGGTTGGGCGAATTGCCAACACGTACAATCTCACAGAAGTGGATAAATATGTTAATAATTTCATCCTGAAGAACTTCCCTGCGTTATTAAGTACTGGTGAATTTGTGAAACTCCCCTTTGAACGTCTTGCCTTTGTGCTTTCAAGCAATAGCCTTAAGCACTGCACTGAACTCGAACTCTTCAAGGCGGCTTGTCGCTGGCTGCGCTATGAGGAGCCTCGGATGGAGTACGCTGCAAAGCTCATGAAGAACATCAGGTTTCCGCTGATGACACCCCAGGATCTTATTAACTATGTTCAAACAGTGGACTTCATGAGAACTGACAACACCTGCGTAAACTTGCTTTTGGAAGCCAGCAATTACCAAATGATGCCATACATGCAGCCAGTTATGCAGTCGGAGAGAACTGCCATTCGGTCGGACAGCACGCACCTGGTGACGTTGGGGGGAGTGCTGAGGCAGCAGCTGGTGGTCAGCAAGGAGTTACGCATGTACGATGAAAAGGCCCATGAATGGAAATCCTTAGCTCCCATGGATGCACCGAGGTACCAGCACGGCATCGCCGTGATCGGAAACTTTCTTTATGTAGTCGGGGGCCAGAGCAATTACGACACGAAAGGAAAGACGGCGGTTGACACGGTCTTCAGGTTTGATCCTCGCTACAACAAGTGGATGCAAGTCGCATCTTTAAATGAGAAGCGCACCTTTTTCCACCTAAGTGCCCTCAAAGGACATTTGTACGCAGTCGGTGGGCGAAACGCGGCGGGTGAGCTAG CCACTGTGGAATGTTACAATCCCAGAATGAATGAATGGAGCTATGTCGCAAAAATGAATGAGCCCCACTATGGTCATGCTGGAACGGTGTATGGGGGATTAATGTATATTTCAG GGGGAATTACCCATGATACTTTCCAAAAGGAACTTATGTGTTTTGACCCTGACACAGACAAATGGACTCAGAAAGCTCCGATGACGACAGTCAGAGGTCTGCACTGCATGTGTACTGTGGGAGACAAGCTGTATGTTATTGGTGGAAATCACTTTAGAGGAACGAGTGATTATGATGATGTTCTAAGCTGTGAATATTACTCACCAACTCTAGACCAGTGGACTCCAATTGCTGCCATGTTACGTGGGCAGAGTGATGTTGGGGttgctgtctttgaaaataaaatctatgtTGTTGGAGGATATTCTTGGAATAATCGGTGCATGGTGGAAATAGTTCAGAAATACGATCCAGAAAAAGATGAGTGGCATAAAGTATTTGACCTTCCCGAATCACTCGGTGGCATTCGAGCCTGCACTCTTACTGTTTTCCCACCGGAGGACAATACAGGGTCACCGTCTAGAGAATCTCCTCTTTCAGCACCTTAG
- the KLHL13 gene encoding kelch-like protein 13 isoform X10 encodes MKVSLGSSDMGVSAHLQSSKTGTTRFFTSNTHSSVVLQGFDQLRVEGLLCDVTLVPGDGDEVFPVHRAMMASASDYFKAMFTGGMKEQDLMCIKLHGVNKIGLKKIIDFIYTAKLSLNMDNLQDTLEAASFLQILPVLDFCKVFLISGVSLENCVEVGRIANTYNLTEVDKYVNNFILKNFPALLSTGEFVKLPFERLAFVLSSNSLKHCTELELFKAACRWLRYEEPRMEYAAKLMKNIRFPLMTPQDLINYVQTVDFMRTDNTCVNLLLEASNYQMMPYMQPVMQSERTAIRSDSTHLVTLGGVLRQQLVVSKELRMYDEKAHEWKSLAPMDAPRYQHGIAVIGNFLYVVGGQSNYDTKGKTAVDTVFRFDPRYNKWMQVASLNEKRTFFHLSALKGHLYAVGGRNAAGELATVECYNPRMNEWSYVAKMNEPHYGHAGTVYGGLMYISGGITHDTFQKELMCFDPDTDKWTQKAPMTTVRGLHCMCTVGDKLYVIGGNHFRGTSDYDDVLSCEYYSPTLDQWTPIAAMLRGQSDVGVAVFENKIYVVGGYSWNNRCMVEIVQKYDPEKDEWHKVFDLPESLGGIRACTLTVFPPEDNTGSPSRESPLSAP; translated from the exons ATGAAAGTATCTCTCGGTAGCAGCGATATGGGCGTCTCTGCCCATCTACAGTCTTCTAAGACAGGGACCACAAGATTTTTCACCAGCAATACTCACAGCTCTGTGGTGTTACAG GGTTTTGACCAGCTGCGAGTGGAAGGTTTGCTTTGCGACGTGACGCTTGTTCCCGGAGATGGTGACGAGGTGTTTCCTGTTCACAGAGCGATGATGGCTTCTGCCAGCGACTACTTCAAGGCCATGTTCACGG GAGGAATGAAGGAACAGGATTTAATGTGCATTAAACTTCATGGCGTGAACAAAATAGGTCTAAAGAAGATCATTGATTTCATTTATACTGCGAAACTTTCCCTTAACATGGACAACCTTCAGGACACTCTGGAAGCTGCCAGCTTTTTGCAGATTTTACCTGTTTTGGACTTCTGTAAAGTGTTTCTTATCTCTGGG GTTTCGTTGGAAAACTGTGTTGAGGTTGGGCGAATTGCCAACACGTACAATCTCACAGAAGTGGATAAATATGTTAATAATTTCATCCTGAAGAACTTCCCTGCGTTATTAAGTACTGGTGAATTTGTGAAACTCCCCTTTGAACGTCTTGCCTTTGTGCTTTCAAGCAATAGCCTTAAGCACTGCACTGAACTCGAACTCTTCAAGGCGGCTTGTCGCTGGCTGCGCTATGAGGAGCCTCGGATGGAGTACGCTGCAAAGCTCATGAAGAACATCAGGTTTCCGCTGATGACACCCCAGGATCTTATTAACTATGTTCAAACAGTGGACTTCATGAGAACTGACAACACCTGCGTAAACTTGCTTTTGGAAGCCAGCAATTACCAAATGATGCCATACATGCAGCCAGTTATGCAGTCGGAGAGAACTGCCATTCGGTCGGACAGCACGCACCTGGTGACGTTGGGGGGAGTGCTGAGGCAGCAGCTGGTGGTCAGCAAGGAGTTACGCATGTACGATGAAAAGGCCCATGAATGGAAATCCTTAGCTCCCATGGATGCACCGAGGTACCAGCACGGCATCGCCGTGATCGGAAACTTTCTTTATGTAGTCGGGGGCCAGAGCAATTACGACACGAAAGGAAAGACGGCGGTTGACACGGTCTTCAGGTTTGATCCTCGCTACAACAAGTGGATGCAAGTCGCATCTTTAAATGAGAAGCGCACCTTTTTCCACCTAAGTGCCCTCAAAGGACATTTGTACGCAGTCGGTGGGCGAAACGCGGCGGGTGAGCTAG CCACTGTGGAATGTTACAATCCCAGAATGAATGAATGGAGCTATGTCGCAAAAATGAATGAGCCCCACTATGGTCATGCTGGAACGGTGTATGGGGGATTAATGTATATTTCAG GGGGAATTACCCATGATACTTTCCAAAAGGAACTTATGTGTTTTGACCCTGACACAGACAAATGGACTCAGAAAGCTCCGATGACGACAGTCAGAGGTCTGCACTGCATGTGTACTGTGGGAGACAAGCTGTATGTTATTGGTGGAAATCACTTTAGAGGAACGAGTGATTATGATGATGTTCTAAGCTGTGAATATTACTCACCAACTCTAGACCAGTGGACTCCAATTGCTGCCATGTTACGTGGGCAGAGTGATGTTGGGGttgctgtctttgaaaataaaatctatgtTGTTGGAGGATATTCTTGGAATAATCGGTGCATGGTGGAAATAGTTCAGAAATACGATCCAGAAAAAGATGAGTGGCATAAAGTATTTGACCTTCCCGAATCACTCGGTGGCATTCGAGCCTGCACTCTTACTGTTTTCCCACCGGAGGACAATACAGGGTCACCGTCTAGAGAATCTCCTCTTTCAGCACCTTAG
- the KLHL13 gene encoding kelch-like protein 13 isoform X5, with the protein MNSKKAEMLCVHEEQRRYFRSSEMMWRDTLSLVEEEDPHMKVSLGSSDMGVSAHLQSSKTGTTRFFTSNTHSSVVLQGFDQLRVEGLLCDVTLVPGDGDEVFPVHRAMMASASDYFKAMFTGGMKEQDLMCIKLHGVNKIGLKKIIDFIYTAKLSLNMDNLQDTLEAASFLQILPVLDFCKVFLISGVSLENCVEVGRIANTYNLTEVDKYVNNFILKNFPALLSTGEFVKLPFERLAFVLSSNSLKHCTELELFKAACRWLRYEEPRMEYAAKLMKNIRFPLMTPQDLINYVQTVDFMRTDNTCVNLLLEASNYQMMPYMQPVMQSERTAIRSDSTHLVTLGGVLRQQLVVSKELRMYDEKAHEWKSLAPMDAPRYQHGIAVIGNFLYVVGGQSNYDTKGKTAVDTVFRFDPRYNKWMQVASLNEKRTFFHLSALKGHLYAVGGRNAAGELATVECYNPRMNEWSYVAKMNEPHYGHAGTVYGGLMYISGGITHDTFQKELMCFDPDTDKWTQKAPMTTVRGLHCMCTVGDKLYVIGGNHFRGTSDYDDVLSCEYYSPTLDQWTPIAAMLRGQSDVGVAVFENKIYVVGGYSWNNRCMVEIVQKYDPEKDEWHKVFDLPESLGGIRACTLTVFPPEDNTGSPSRESPLSAP; encoded by the exons ATCTCTGGTGGAAGAGGAGGATCCTCATATGAAAGTATCTCTCGGTAGCAGCGATATGGGCGTCTCTGCCCATCTACAGTCTTCTAAGACAGGGACCACAAGATTTTTCACCAGCAATACTCACAGCTCTGTGGTGTTACAG GGTTTTGACCAGCTGCGAGTGGAAGGTTTGCTTTGCGACGTGACGCTTGTTCCCGGAGATGGTGACGAGGTGTTTCCTGTTCACAGAGCGATGATGGCTTCTGCCAGCGACTACTTCAAGGCCATGTTCACGG GAGGAATGAAGGAACAGGATTTAATGTGCATTAAACTTCATGGCGTGAACAAAATAGGTCTAAAGAAGATCATTGATTTCATTTATACTGCGAAACTTTCCCTTAACATGGACAACCTTCAGGACACTCTGGAAGCTGCCAGCTTTTTGCAGATTTTACCTGTTTTGGACTTCTGTAAAGTGTTTCTTATCTCTGGG GTTTCGTTGGAAAACTGTGTTGAGGTTGGGCGAATTGCCAACACGTACAATCTCACAGAAGTGGATAAATATGTTAATAATTTCATCCTGAAGAACTTCCCTGCGTTATTAAGTACTGGTGAATTTGTGAAACTCCCCTTTGAACGTCTTGCCTTTGTGCTTTCAAGCAATAGCCTTAAGCACTGCACTGAACTCGAACTCTTCAAGGCGGCTTGTCGCTGGCTGCGCTATGAGGAGCCTCGGATGGAGTACGCTGCAAAGCTCATGAAGAACATCAGGTTTCCGCTGATGACACCCCAGGATCTTATTAACTATGTTCAAACAGTGGACTTCATGAGAACTGACAACACCTGCGTAAACTTGCTTTTGGAAGCCAGCAATTACCAAATGATGCCATACATGCAGCCAGTTATGCAGTCGGAGAGAACTGCCATTCGGTCGGACAGCACGCACCTGGTGACGTTGGGGGGAGTGCTGAGGCAGCAGCTGGTGGTCAGCAAGGAGTTACGCATGTACGATGAAAAGGCCCATGAATGGAAATCCTTAGCTCCCATGGATGCACCGAGGTACCAGCACGGCATCGCCGTGATCGGAAACTTTCTTTATGTAGTCGGGGGCCAGAGCAATTACGACACGAAAGGAAAGACGGCGGTTGACACGGTCTTCAGGTTTGATCCTCGCTACAACAAGTGGATGCAAGTCGCATCTTTAAATGAGAAGCGCACCTTTTTCCACCTAAGTGCCCTCAAAGGACATTTGTACGCAGTCGGTGGGCGAAACGCGGCGGGTGAGCTAG CCACTGTGGAATGTTACAATCCCAGAATGAATGAATGGAGCTATGTCGCAAAAATGAATGAGCCCCACTATGGTCATGCTGGAACGGTGTATGGGGGATTAATGTATATTTCAG GGGGAATTACCCATGATACTTTCCAAAAGGAACTTATGTGTTTTGACCCTGACACAGACAAATGGACTCAGAAAGCTCCGATGACGACAGTCAGAGGTCTGCACTGCATGTGTACTGTGGGAGACAAGCTGTATGTTATTGGTGGAAATCACTTTAGAGGAACGAGTGATTATGATGATGTTCTAAGCTGTGAATATTACTCACCAACTCTAGACCAGTGGACTCCAATTGCTGCCATGTTACGTGGGCAGAGTGATGTTGGGGttgctgtctttgaaaataaaatctatgtTGTTGGAGGATATTCTTGGAATAATCGGTGCATGGTGGAAATAGTTCAGAAATACGATCCAGAAAAAGATGAGTGGCATAAAGTATTTGACCTTCCCGAATCACTCGGTGGCATTCGAGCCTGCACTCTTACTGTTTTCCCACCGGAGGACAATACAGGGTCACCGTCTAGAGAATCTCCTCTTTCAGCACCTTAG